The genomic interval CAACATAGCAACATCTTAATAGTCAAAGGGCCATCCTGAATACTCCATTTCATTTCTATTCTCACGCGCTGTTGGTGGGCTGCTTTCATGTGGTGGGTTACGGTTAGAACTAGAGCTAGAACTAGAAGCGCGAAACGGCCACAGAGAAGAAAATGGATTTCGTCTTCCTTGGCTTTCCCTACCAGTCTCTCTTCCACTGGTATTACCACTGCTTCTACTTCTACTGTTTTCATTACGACCACTTGCAGATCCTTGCGGATTTAGTTCTTGGCGGCAAACAGGGCATGAATTATGCTGGACTAGCCATGGTACAATACAATCTGAGTGATATACATGTTTACATGGCATTTGCCTCGCTTCAGATCCCAACTCAAATTTGTCTTGGCAAACAGGGCAATGTGAATCAGAACGAAGATGCTTGTTTGTGATCTTGATAGTTGGCATTGCATCAATAGAACCCCTCGATGCAGGGGGAGGACCCCTCCTATCATTAGCTGAAAGCTGCTCAAACAATTCTTCCAAGCCAGGACCAACAAAATAATCACCCACATTACCCCGTGTCACACCTACTCCAGGAGACCCATTGAACAGAGCTTCAAATGCAC from Argentina anserina chromosome 2, drPotAnse1.1, whole genome shotgun sequence carries:
- the LOC126782523 gene encoding probable E3 ubiquitin-protein ligase RHC1A — protein: MSSGRNTHWCYRCRRPTQLQGQDAVCRNCSGGFVQELDDMVHISSLDFFGPQNDEDHDRRFGFMEAFSAWQQLADRRGDIVRGRSDLVPEHSPGFSPLLIFGGQIPFRLSGNGAFEALFNGSPGVGVTRGNVGDYFVGPGLEELFEQLSANDRRGPPPASRGSIDAMPTIKITNKHLRSDSHCPVCQDKFELGSEARQMPCKHVYHSDCIVPWLVQHNSCPVCRQELNPQGSASGRNENSRSRSSGNTSGRETGRESQGRRNPFSSLWPFRASSSSSSSNRNPPHESSPPTARENRNEMEYSGWPFDY